The nucleotide window GCATTGGGTGCAAAAATTTGTAGGTGTCAGAAAGCGGGACTTTGATTTTCTTTGTTTCCAAGACAAAAACCTCATATTAGTGTTTTATGAAAAACTCCTCGATTATGTCTTTGGCCTTTTCTCTTTTCTCTTGGTGTTCTATAAGGAATTTCGTTACTCTTTCCGTCAGTAGGGTTTTGCAATCGCCACAGATTGTTTCTCCAGATCTGCACTCTCTTGCCAGCTCGACAAGCCTTTCGTCGCTCCCTTCGAAGAGATAGAGAAAGTATTGGTATATTGTGCAGATGTCGGGTTCGCCGCCGAGCTTTCTCTGTTCTTTAATGGTGGGTTTGCCTCCAGTGAATGCATTCCAGATTTTCTTTTTGATTATTTTTGGAGTGTCAGTTGTGAATATGCATGTTTCTGGTTCTCTTGCACTCATTTTTCCGCCTTTTCCGAGGCCAGGTACGAAGCGGCAGTGGATTTGGGCTGGCTTGTAGTAGCCTAGTTTGGGTGCTACGTCTCGGGTAACACGCCAGAACGGATCTTGGTCAATGGCGGCTGGAATGAGGCTGGGCACGTTTTCGCCGGTGAGTTTAGCGTGGATAAAACAGGGAACCGACTGGATTGCTGGCCAGAAAATCCATCCAATGTTTGTGCTGTCTTGGAAGCCGAAAACTGCCTTTGCTGTTGAGTAGGTAACGCGTTTGGCGACTTCTAAGGCTATGTCGTAGAGAAGAGCTATGTCTTTGACGTCGAAAATGATGCACGTGTTTTCCGGTTTGAACCCCAGTGCAATGAGGTCTAGCGCGTTATCGTAAGCAAAATTTGCTGTTTCGCCAAGCTTAAGATCTTGTTCAATAACGAATTTTTCATCATCAGTCATTTGAAAGTAGAGCGTTGTTTTGAATTTGTCTTGGAGATATTTTGTAAAGATCCATGGGACAAGATGGCCTATGTGAACGGAGCCTGAGGGTCCTCTGCCAGTGTATAGAACGAACTTTTTGCCCTTCTCGTAGAGGTCTAATACGACGTCTAGGTCTCGGTGGGAAAAGAACAGTTTTCGTCGCAGCTGCGGGTGGAGTTCCCCCGCGTGTTTCTGGATTCTTTTTAGTAGTTTGTCAGTTATGGGGTGCGTGCCGAATTTGCGAATAAGTTTTTCATAGTCAATTTTGCCTTTTACTTCCCATGGAGTAACGATCATTTCCTCTTCGTTGGACATGGTGGCCATCGCTCGTTCAGAATCTTTTCATTGAGAATTTGGGGATGGTGTATTAAAGTTTGTGTGTAACTTTTTTAGTTTCTAGATCTTGTTCGTTTCCAAATAAGCTTCTGATAGGCTTCAAGGTTGAGGATTGAGAGTAAGTTTGAATCTAAACTGTGAAGTAGTTAAAGAAATATTGTTTATTGCTACAGAAGATTTAATACAATATCATCGTCATATCCACATCGTAACAGAGGGGATTATGTAAGCATGCCTATAATTATAGCCAATAAACCTCAACTCACTGGCATAATCATTCTTTTTGTCGGTGTAGCCCTCTTAGCTTTCACTTTTATAAACGCCTTTTTGTTTCTTCAGGAACCTTTCAGCATAATTGCTTCTGGAGACTTAGCAAGAGTGTTTGGTGACGCTTTGGCTCCACTCATTCAAGCATGTATACGTCTAATGTATCTAGGCATTATGGGATGGATAGGTTCACTCTTAACTGTAAGAGGAATTCCATTAGTAATACACAAGCATGTTCCTATTGCTGTGCCCGCGGCAGCGACTCAAGCTAAGCCACAGCCCGAATCGT belongs to Candidatus Bathyarchaeota archaeon and includes:
- a CDS encoding tryptophan--tRNA ligase → MSNEEEMIVTPWEVKGKIDYEKLIRKFGTHPITDKLLKRIQKHAGELHPQLRRKLFFSHRDLDVVLDLYEKGKKFVLYTGRGPSGSVHIGHLVPWIFTKYLQDKFKTTLYFQMTDDEKFVIEQDLKLGETANFAYDNALDLIALGFKPENTCIIFDVKDIALLYDIALEVAKRVTYSTAKAVFGFQDSTNIGWIFWPAIQSVPCFIHAKLTGENVPSLIPAAIDQDPFWRVTRDVAPKLGYYKPAQIHCRFVPGLGKGGKMSAREPETCIFTTDTPKIIKKKIWNAFTGGKPTIKEQRKLGGEPDICTIYQYFLYLFEGSDERLVELARECRSGETICGDCKTLLTERVTKFLIEHQEKREKAKDIIEEFFIKH